A part of Arachis hypogaea cultivar Tifrunner chromosome 12, arahy.Tifrunner.gnm2.J5K5, whole genome shotgun sequence genomic DNA contains:
- the LOC112727199 gene encoding uncharacterized protein isoform X1, which translates to MLLGRLFPVSIKENKYEDRNPWKKVNTAGYGFPDSRESDLPKELDQMTSRKLVEQSSSYFSDNLLSPMLLNSDERITTEHAFPTSNSHKFRLPYSTTEPEYKLDRIPSFSTKHDTTLGFPYNEGMNAAGYGLLDSQKSDVQFKEHNQIPETRLLEYESNPCIRDYLMPPTFLRSNERIFPKEFPTSHSHKFRPCNTDEPEDKFDRISSFSSKYDSALGFPYNEETDAAGCGLLDFQNSDFQLNYKISEPRLLEFEPKPCSRDHLSPIFLRSNEGSDFPTSHSHMFPPLYNMKEHEGDSGRVPSFSDKRNVTHEFLLYDQEHDTFALNHYKEQGKFKREPIPLLLENGFDCHADEINLPIAYTSPEPDLVPSFSTSGKGENQMWMNILGEFRFKKYFHEEEGDMDSNSNHDVLPISHNKRHFTLSADCQNDISSNDQDGVFLQPYEHWIRRTAYNGYHHNRSDSEARLSSSLNFISGQKLGVSLTSSHSTCRSSNSGDFELPQWESMSSPLHISDNSEPEMDGGNHREVLYRFRHSSIEIRNSTFLHMSMQRENKFPFPLHRNDCINELEQTDYDPLESKHSLGGF; encoded by the exons ATGCTCCTTGGTCGGCTATTTCCTGTGAGCATTAAGGAAAAT AAATATGAGGATCGAAATCCATGGAAAAAAGTGAATACTGCCGGATATGGTTTCCCTGATTCTAGAGAATCAGATTTACCCAAGGAACTTGATCAAATGACTTCAAGGAAACTTGTTGAACAATCAAGCTCGTATTTTAGTGATAATTTGTTGTCTCCTATGTTACTGAATTCTGATGAGAGAATTACCACAGAGCATGCATTTCCAACCTCGAATTCTCACAAGTTTCGACTTCCTTATAGTACAACAGAACCTGAATACAAACTGGACAGAATTCCAAGTTTCAGCACCAAGCATGACACAACTCTTGGATTTCCATATAATGAAGGAATGAATGCTGCTGGATATGGATTACTTGATTCTCAAAAGTCAGATGTTCAATTTAAGGAACACAATCAGATACCTGAGACAAGACTTCTTGAATACGAATCAAATCCATGTATTAGAGATTACTTGATGCCTCCTACTTTCCTAAGATCCaatgaaagaatttttccaaaggAATTTCCAACCTCACATTCACACAAGTTTCGACCTTGTAATACAGATGAACCTGAGGATAAATTTGACAGAATTTCAAGTTTCAGTTCCAAGTATGACAGTGCTCTTGGATTTCCATATAATGAAGAAACGGATGCTGCTGGGTGTGGTTTACTTGATTTTCAGAACTCAGATTTTCAATTGAACTATAAGATATCCGAACCAAGACTTCTTGAATTCGAACCAAAACCATGTAGCAGAGATCACTTGTCTCCTATTTTCCTAAGATCGAATGAGGGAAGTGACTTTCCAACCTCTCATTCTCACATGTTTCCACCTCTGTACAATATGAAAGAACATGAGGGTGACTCAGGGAGAGTTCCAAGTTTCAGTGACAAGAGGAATGTGACACATGAGTTTCTGCTTTATGATCAAGAACATGACACCTTTGCATTGAATCATTACAAAGAGCAGGGGAAATTTAAGAGAGAACCAATTCCTCTTCTGCTAGAAAATGGTTTCGACTGCCACGCAGACGAAATAAATTTGCCTATAGCTTACACTTCTCCAGAACCAGATTTAGTCCCTTCATTTTCAACTTCAGGTAAAGGTGAAAACCAGATGTGGATGAATATATTAGGTGAATTCAGGTTTAAGAAATACTTTCATGAAGAGGAGGGCGACATGGACTCGAATTCCAATCACGATGTTTTACCAATATCACACAATAAGCGCCATTTTACACTGTCAGCAGATTGCCAGAATGATATTAGTTCAAATGATCAAGACGGTGTCTTTCTTCAGCCTTATGAGCATTGGATTAGACGAACAGCTTACAATGGTTACCATCATAACCGTTCTGATTCAGAAGCTCGGCTTTCATCTTCACTCAATTTCATCTCAGGTCAGAAGCTAGGAGTATCCTTAACTAGTTCCCATTCAACTTGCCGAAGCTCAAATTCCGGTGATTTTGAGCTCCCGCAATGGGAAAGTATGTCTTCTCCGTTACACATTAGTGATAATTCTGAGCCAGAAATGGATGGTGGAAATCACAGGGAAGTTCTTTATCGTTTTCGGCACAGTTCGATTGAAATACGTAACTCTACTTTTCTTCATATGTCCatgcaaagagaaaataaatttcCCTTTCCTCTTCATAGAAATGACTGTATCAATGAGCTAGAGCAAACAGACTATGATCCTCTAGAGTCTAAACACTCTTTAGGGGGTTTCTAA
- the LOC112727199 gene encoding uncharacterized protein isoform X2, producing MNKTKNNLIDRFRHRQPRFHEPPKPEFHTTEDSGCRKRTKSTIPEEDNHKSCRLEGSYTPPKGKKKIKTGTNDPKTSEYAFFKKLKQDAGLRFNSHRPVQKDDSLPKEPEQTEHCRERIDDIRVGSMGFNASRTVEGISTVKADTFFSTPDVKNNSDFHSPSRIQKNSQGCSDTFKPQALFSDEGNQNVHGNIFCRKRQKLRQCVADTLFLNKEEFSLKGLGTIPLLILNVLSIPLIMNTTENFQA from the exons ATGAACAAAACGAAGAATAATCTCATCGATCGATTTCGCCACCGCCAACCACGATTCCAtgaacctccaaaacccgaattCCACACCACTGAAG ATAGTGGTTGCCGCAAAAGAACGAAATCTACAATTCCGGAAGAAGATAACCATAAAAGCTGCAGACTAGAAGGCTCTTACACACcgccaaaaggaaaaaagaaaattaaaactg GTACAAATGATCCCAAAACTTCTGAGTATGCTTTCTTTAAGAAATTGAAGCAGGATGCAGGTCTGAGGTTTAATTCTCACCGGCCGGTTCAAAAAGATGATTCCTTACCTAAGGAGCCTGAACAAACTGAACATTGCAGAG AGAGGATTGATGATATCAGGGTAGGCAGTATGGGTTTCAATGCTTCGAGGACTGTGGAGGGCATATCAACTGTTAAAGCTGACACATTTTTCTCAACACCTGATGTGAAGAATAACTCAG ATTTCCACTCTCCTAGCAGAATCCAGAAAAACTCTCAAGGTTGCAGTGACACTTTCAAGCCCCAAGCTTTATTTTCGGATGAAG GAAACCAGAATGTGCATGGGAATATCTTCTGTCGAAAGAGACAGAAATTACGTCAGTGTGTTGCAGATACATTATTTCTTAATAAAGAGGAGTTCTCTTTGAAAGGGTTAGGCACAATTCCTCTATTAATATTAAATGTTTTGTCCATACCCCTTATCATGAATACTACAGAAAATTTTCAGGCTTGA
- the LOC112727199 gene encoding uncharacterized protein isoform X3, which translates to MNKTKNNLIDRFRHRQPRFHEPPKPEFHTTEDSGCRKRTKSTIPEEDNHKSCRLEGSYTPPKGKKKIKTGTNDPKTSEYAFFKKLKQDAGLRFNSHRPVQKDDSLPKEPEQTEHCRERIDDIRVGSMGFNASRTVEGISTVKADTFFSTPDVKNNSDFHSPSRIQKNSQGCSDTFKPQALFSDEGMSLAFTWTFRS; encoded by the exons ATGAACAAAACGAAGAATAATCTCATCGATCGATTTCGCCACCGCCAACCACGATTCCAtgaacctccaaaacccgaattCCACACCACTGAAG ATAGTGGTTGCCGCAAAAGAACGAAATCTACAATTCCGGAAGAAGATAACCATAAAAGCTGCAGACTAGAAGGCTCTTACACACcgccaaaaggaaaaaagaaaattaaaactg GTACAAATGATCCCAAAACTTCTGAGTATGCTTTCTTTAAGAAATTGAAGCAGGATGCAGGTCTGAGGTTTAATTCTCACCGGCCGGTTCAAAAAGATGATTCCTTACCTAAGGAGCCTGAACAAACTGAACATTGCAGAG AGAGGATTGATGATATCAGGGTAGGCAGTATGGGTTTCAATGCTTCGAGGACTGTGGAGGGCATATCAACTGTTAAAGCTGACACATTTTTCTCAACACCTGATGTGAAGAATAACTCAG ATTTCCACTCTCCTAGCAGAATCCAGAAAAACTCTCAAGGTTGCAGTGACACTTTCAAGCCCCAAGCTTTATTTTCGGATGAAG GAATGAGTCTAGCTTTTACTTGGACCTTCAGAAGTTAA